From a single Fulvivirga ulvae genomic region:
- a CDS encoding peptide deformylase, with protein sequence MNKKGIKDILQLGHPLLYQKSEPVLQSELNSVKGWAEDLASAMAEIRDKYNFGRGIAAPQLGIMKRLIYIDLGQPKVIINPELSYLSEEMFELWDDCMSFPNLLVKVKRHKHLTLRYLDENWDMQEWKASDNEAELIQHEYDHLNGVLCTMRVIDDKSFKWRP encoded by the coding sequence ATGAACAAAAAAGGAATTAAAGACATATTGCAATTAGGCCATCCTCTATTGTATCAAAAAAGTGAGCCTGTTTTACAATCAGAATTAAATTCAGTCAAAGGTTGGGCAGAGGATTTGGCCAGCGCTATGGCAGAAATCCGGGACAAATACAATTTTGGGCGGGGCATTGCAGCTCCTCAATTGGGCATAATGAAGCGGCTGATATACATTGATTTAGGCCAGCCTAAGGTTATTATCAATCCGGAGCTATCATATCTTAGCGAAGAGATGTTTGAGCTATGGGACGATTGCATGAGTTTTCCAAACCTTTTGGTTAAAGTAAAACGCCACAAGCACCTAACCTTAAGGTACCTCGATGAAAACTGGGACATGCAGGAGTGGAAAGCCTCAGATAATGAAGCTGAACTCATCCAACATGAGTATGACCATCTCAATGGTGTTTTATGCACAATGAGGGTTATTGATGATAAATCTTT
- a CDS encoding T9SS type A sorting domain-containing protein, which yields MKLVLIIITFCCLQSYGQEVGFYDSEYQGKDSDYHTFKFIKDYYLAKKMGFSRVQSSANADLWQQDSILTDPWNVEEQKWNSANRKYTVKRDSKGRGIEQTYYSREDENGEWQASSRTLVTFDDVNKLQVNLGQLWENDLSKWVNIRKQEYILNELGDIIYTIYYEWGSEKEEWEAVLKTTYEYDGDGNEIEIQEASWIKEINDWKPEGKRSIIYTENTTEEYWYSWYTDDWHEYFKVITQLDLNGKKVLTTDYYLSGVEWINSGQSVYSYTGEFLTAEAYYTWNSSSNEWEEDVKYEYVHNGYGNRTLITKYDFDKGVGNWINNWKIDYIYNDLQQIPEFFKSEWRPSLSDWEYVTRSRVFFSEVIEEERIIEQQELNYGEEVFVKYSDIFSTTKDERLTYVITTNLNASVVVEVDADELKLTALENIDSTDSVTITASVGKYSRIQRFPVKVNMITGVNDNKIQEVVAYPNPASDIITLRTGSFSKEVTWALRSYTGEVIEKGRFDGNVDAKQIEVSGLNSGIYLLNISDGTHSVDRKLIIR from the coding sequence TTGAAACTAGTATTAATTATTATTACTTTTTGCTGCCTACAGAGTTATGGGCAAGAGGTTGGTTTTTATGATTCTGAGTATCAGGGGAAGGATTCTGATTATCATACATTTAAATTCATTAAAGATTATTATTTAGCCAAGAAAATGGGTTTTTCCAGAGTGCAAAGCTCTGCAAATGCTGACCTGTGGCAACAGGACTCAATTCTTACTGATCCCTGGAATGTTGAGGAGCAGAAGTGGAATTCGGCTAACCGAAAATACACCGTTAAAAGGGATTCCAAGGGTAGAGGTATAGAGCAAACCTATTATTCCAGAGAAGATGAAAATGGAGAGTGGCAGGCTTCATCCAGAACCCTTGTTACATTTGACGATGTAAATAAATTACAGGTCAACCTTGGTCAATTATGGGAAAACGACCTCTCAAAGTGGGTTAACATACGTAAACAAGAATATATTCTTAATGAATTAGGGGATATTATATATACCATTTATTATGAGTGGGGTAGTGAAAAAGAGGAATGGGAAGCTGTATTAAAGACAACCTATGAATATGATGGGGATGGGAATGAGATTGAGATACAGGAAGCATCCTGGATTAAGGAGATTAACGATTGGAAACCTGAAGGTAAACGATCAATAATTTATACAGAGAATACGACAGAAGAGTATTGGTATTCATGGTATACAGATGACTGGCATGAATATTTCAAAGTAATTACGCAGTTAGATTTAAATGGGAAAAAAGTATTAACTACAGATTACTATTTGTCTGGTGTTGAATGGATAAATTCTGGCCAGTCGGTCTATAGTTATACTGGAGAATTCCTTACCGCCGAAGCGTACTATACATGGAATAGTTCAAGTAATGAATGGGAGGAGGATGTAAAATATGAATATGTGCACAATGGTTATGGAAATAGAACACTAATTACAAAATATGACTTTGATAAGGGTGTAGGTAATTGGATAAATAATTGGAAGATTGATTACATCTATAATGATCTTCAACAAATACCGGAATTTTTTAAAAGTGAGTGGAGACCTTCATTAAGTGATTGGGAATATGTGACAAGGAGTAGAGTGTTTTTTAGTGAGGTTATTGAAGAAGAAAGGATTATTGAACAACAGGAGCTCAACTATGGAGAGGAGGTCTTTGTTAAATACAGCGATATCTTTTCAACAACAAAAGATGAGAGGCTGACTTATGTTATTACTACCAATTTAAACGCATCTGTAGTAGTGGAGGTTGACGCTGATGAACTAAAATTGACTGCGCTTGAAAATATTGATTCTACGGACTCAGTAACTATAACGGCTTCTGTTGGGAAGTATAGTAGAATTCAGCGCTTCCCGGTAAAAGTCAATATGATTACGGGAGTTAATGATAACAAAATACAAGAGGTTGTGGCTTATCCCAATCCGGCATCGGATATTATTACTCTTAGAACGGGTTCTTTTTCAAAGGAGGTTACCTGGGCACTGCGATCTTACACAGGAGAGGTGATTGAAAAAGGCAGGTTTGATGGCAATGTGGATGCAAAACAGATTGAAGTATCAGGCCTTAATTCCGGGATCTACCTTCTTAATATTTCTGATGGGACGCATAGTGTGGACCGTAAGTTGATTATCCGTTAA
- a CDS encoding DJ-1/PfpI family protein, which translates to MKNMKILAPVLIVILSACNTQKAQNNQDQVSEKVTTESTHLKAIKEDLPTIGLLMYDGVLTTEVTAALDVFAKPSEGGEQLFNVITIAETDAPLISEEGLKMIPDYTFKNCPALNVLIVPSAYDMHAQVNNSKIVSFIKEKNNETQYTVSNCAGAHLIGASGIADGKKIVTWVGGGKELQKNYPNLLVQDDSLISYVEDGKFLSSNGNLATYISSLELLEKLTSEKHREFVESYLYIDRLRDWE; encoded by the coding sequence ATGAAAAACATGAAGATATTAGCCCCCGTACTCATAGTAATTTTGTCAGCCTGTAATACGCAGAAAGCACAGAATAACCAGGATCAGGTAAGTGAAAAGGTTACAACAGAAAGCACTCATTTGAAAGCCATAAAAGAAGATTTGCCCACCATTGGTTTGCTAATGTATGATGGCGTACTTACTACCGAAGTCACTGCCGCGCTGGACGTATTTGCAAAACCCTCAGAAGGTGGCGAGCAGCTCTTCAACGTGATCACCATTGCAGAGACCGATGCCCCGCTAATTTCCGAAGAGGGCTTGAAAATGATCCCCGATTATACTTTTAAGAATTGCCCCGCTTTGAATGTTCTGATAGTACCCAGCGCCTATGATATGCACGCCCAGGTGAATAACAGCAAAATTGTCAGTTTCATTAAGGAGAAAAACAACGAAACACAATATACCGTAAGCAACTGCGCCGGAGCACATTTGATAGGAGCCTCAGGCATTGCAGATGGTAAGAAAATAGTCACCTGGGTTGGTGGAGGAAAAGAGCTTCAGAAGAATTATCCAAACCTTCTTGTACAGGACGACTCGTTGATAAGCTATGTGGAAGACGGGAAATTTCTTTCTTCCAACGGCAATCTTGCCACCTACATATCATCATTGGAGCTGCTTGAAAAACTGACCAGCGAAAAACACAGGGAATTTGTAGAGTCATATTTATATATCGACAGGCTTAGGGATTGGGAGTAG
- a CDS encoding Crp/Fnr family transcriptional regulator has protein sequence MDIKLYHHIKRFVDIDTKEYEQITGYFDPVTLAKKDTLIYGGEKCDKIYFVLDGCLHAYFIDNNGAEKTIQFAIKDWWITDFLAYHHQSKTDFFIQAVEASEVLCISYAQQQKLLSCHPVMDSYFRQVYEIGYGAAIKRLQYIFTYSKEEIFYRFRDEFPEFVNRMPQYLVATYLGLTPEYLSKLRSKKVS, from the coding sequence ATGGATATTAAGCTTTATCACCATATCAAAAGGTTCGTTGATATCGATACAAAGGAATATGAGCAGATCACAGGTTATTTTGATCCTGTTACTTTGGCCAAAAAAGATACCCTTATTTACGGCGGAGAGAAGTGTGATAAAATTTATTTTGTATTGGATGGCTGCCTTCATGCCTATTTTATTGACAATAACGGTGCGGAGAAGACCATCCAGTTTGCTATTAAGGACTGGTGGATCACCGATTTTCTGGCATATCATCATCAAAGCAAAACAGATTTTTTTATACAGGCCGTTGAAGCCTCTGAGGTACTTTGCATCTCATATGCACAGCAACAGAAACTGCTTTCCTGTCACCCTGTAATGGACAGCTACTTCAGGCAGGTTTATGAAATAGGCTATGGAGCGGCTATTAAGCGGTTACAATATATTTTTACTTACTCCAAAGAAGAGATATTCTATAGATTTAGAGATGAATTTCCCGAGTTTGTCAACCGTATGCCCCAGTATCTGGTAGCTACCTATCTTGGCTTAACACCGGAATACCTGAGCAAATTGAGAAGTAAAAAGGTTTCTTAA
- a CDS encoding proline dehydrogenase family protein, translating into MDQELIELGAKALKKAALNEQAKEYLLNNATLFHALKKAADRYIGGETMEETIAKVVLENEKGYKCSMEFMGENTITEKEANAATEEFIEMARQIESQNLYSTISLDLSHIGLAVSKDLALANITRILEAAAPNHTEVIISAEGVNRTDAVLETYMAAAKNCKQVSITMQAYLHRSKDDFQELIKLPNRIRLVKGAFDTPAHLSLSRGRELDETYLNYLDALLSQGHFCSIATHDHNIQQEALRLISKHQPSKDIYEFESLYGIQMEQLATIKDKGHPAKVYFVYGKEWYLYLCNRIAEYPLNIFRAINDIVG; encoded by the coding sequence ATGGATCAGGAGTTAATTGAATTAGGGGCAAAGGCCCTGAAAAAAGCTGCCTTAAATGAGCAGGCCAAAGAATACTTGTTAAATAATGCCACATTGTTCCATGCCCTCAAAAAGGCGGCAGACCGGTACATAGGTGGAGAAACCATGGAGGAGACGATAGCAAAAGTGGTGCTTGAAAATGAAAAGGGGTATAAGTGCTCTATGGAGTTTATGGGTGAAAATACCATCACCGAAAAGGAAGCCAATGCAGCTACGGAGGAGTTTATAGAAATGGCCCGTCAGATTGAAAGCCAAAACCTTTATTCAACCATCTCGCTGGACCTTTCACATATCGGCCTCGCCGTATCCAAGGATCTGGCTCTGGCTAATATCACGCGTATTCTGGAGGCAGCAGCGCCTAACCACACAGAAGTTATTATAAGTGCAGAGGGAGTAAATCGTACTGATGCCGTGTTGGAAACGTATATGGCGGCAGCAAAAAATTGTAAACAGGTGTCTATAACCATGCAGGCTTACCTTCATCGGTCCAAAGATGATTTTCAGGAACTTATTAAGTTGCCCAACAGGATCAGGCTGGTGAAAGGGGCTTTTGATACACCGGCTCACCTTTCCCTGTCCCGTGGCAGAGAACTCGATGAAACCTATCTGAATTACCTGGATGCGCTATTGTCTCAAGGCCACTTTTGCTCTATAGCCACGCACGATCACAACATACAGCAGGAAGCTCTCCGGCTAATAAGTAAACACCAGCCATCAAAAGACATTTATGAGTTTGAGAGTTTGTATGGCATACAAATGGAGCAACTGGCCACCATAAAGGACAAAGGCCACCCGGCTAAGGTTTACTTCGTGTATGGCAAGGAGTGGTACCTCTACTTATGCAACCGCATAGCAGAGTACCCGCTCAACATTTTCAGGGCGATCAATGATATAGTAGGTTGA
- a CDS encoding ArsR/SmtB family transcription factor → MNIVEVSKVLSNKARVEILDWLKSPEENFPPQVNVPNFDDGVCVCHIQDKLGLSQSTTSHYLTMMEKAGLLTGKRIGKWTYYKRNEAKIEEFIQSLAVKL, encoded by the coding sequence ATGAATATCGTAGAGGTAAGCAAGGTGCTGTCCAATAAGGCCAGGGTTGAGATACTGGATTGGCTGAAAAGCCCGGAGGAAAATTTTCCACCACAGGTCAATGTGCCCAATTTTGATGACGGGGTATGCGTGTGCCATATTCAGGATAAGCTGGGTTTGTCGCAGTCCACTACCTCCCATTATTTAACCATGATGGAAAAGGCAGGCTTGCTAACGGGTAAAAGAATAGGAAAGTGGACTTATTATAAAAGGAACGAAGCGAAAATTGAGGAGTTTATACAATCTCTTGCTGTCAAACTTTAA
- a CDS encoding ester cyclase yields the protein MKYLLTPGIWLLALVSAASVVACVPDQADQLDNEVTMEVINEQTANKEAIRNLYEVILNERKFEPLDDLISESYANDQGGKGVEGFKTGIDQVIKAFPDAKWEIEELIADDNKVMIRQRVNGTHEGNFQHIAPTGKTISNQGYAVYTFESGKIIYHQIMTDRLSFLQQLEILPADFSSLTNRSGDHVIFVDRFTVPRSAYGEFMKKVAYNRSYIKTLPGFIEDNIMVNEGNADHVELMTIAVWQSQKHLEAAKRSVQDEYRRINFNPAEFTKEHGITMDRQVYAAVH from the coding sequence ATGAAGTATTTATTAACACCAGGCATCTGGCTGCTTGCCCTGGTATCGGCTGCATCTGTTGTGGCATGTGTACCGGATCAGGCTGACCAGCTTGATAACGAAGTAACTATGGAAGTAATTAACGAACAAACCGCAAACAAAGAAGCTATTCGAAACCTGTATGAGGTTATCCTTAACGAAAGGAAATTTGAACCTCTTGATGACCTGATTTCAGAAAGCTATGCCAACGATCAGGGAGGCAAAGGGGTGGAAGGATTTAAAACAGGCATCGATCAAGTGATCAAAGCCTTTCCGGATGCAAAATGGGAAATAGAGGAGCTTATCGCAGATGACAACAAAGTGATGATCAGGCAAAGGGTTAACGGCACCCATGAGGGTAACTTTCAACATATTGCACCAACAGGTAAAACCATCAGTAATCAGGGGTATGCGGTATATACTTTTGAAAGCGGTAAGATTATTTATCACCAAATCATGACTGACCGCCTGAGCTTTTTGCAGCAGTTGGAAATATTACCGGCAGATTTTTCCAGTCTTACGAATAGGTCCGGCGACCACGTGATTTTTGTAGACAGGTTTACTGTTCCGCGAAGTGCTTATGGCGAGTTTATGAAGAAGGTGGCCTACAACAGGAGCTACATTAAAACACTTCCCGGCTTTATTGAAGACAATATAATGGTAAATGAAGGCAATGCTGACCATGTTGAGCTCATGACAATTGCCGTTTGGCAGAGCCAGAAACATTTGGAAGCAGCCAAAAGATCTGTTCAGGACGAGTACCGGAGAATTAATTTTAACCCGGCAGAATTTACCAAAGAGCACGGTATTACAATGGACAGGCAGGTATATGCAGCCGTTCATTAA
- a CDS encoding helix-turn-helix domain-containing protein, translating to MKLTEYQPTSQLRPFIKAYRIIESDDEIINRVVPGTSFALAFRFKGQIAYLDKNNKQTLPSATFSGLRKTVRLINYAPKTAALIVMFTETGASAFFKLPIFKLFEESVSLDNFFRQSEISSISDQLAETEKFEDMITLIEKFLSSKLLYYKPDNLVIEAVNRIHATGGSMRINKLTNDLCISQDAFEKRFRKVVGSSAKQFSGIVRMNEIISKTPSLESLSTIALDHGFYDQPHFNKEFKLFTGLTPTAFFGAASYW from the coding sequence ATGAAGCTAACCGAATACCAGCCTACCAGCCAGCTCAGGCCATTTATCAAAGCTTACAGGATCATTGAGAGTGACGATGAGATCATCAACAGGGTAGTGCCCGGCACTTCATTTGCGCTGGCTTTTCGTTTTAAAGGCCAGATAGCTTATCTCGACAAGAACAATAAACAAACCTTGCCCTCAGCAACTTTCTCCGGCTTGAGGAAAACCGTCCGGCTCATCAATTATGCCCCAAAAACAGCGGCCTTGATTGTAATGTTTACCGAAACCGGGGCATCGGCATTTTTCAAGCTCCCCATCTTTAAACTCTTCGAAGAGAGTGTTTCTTTAGATAATTTTTTTCGACAATCAGAGATCTCATCAATTAGCGACCAATTGGCTGAAACTGAAAAGTTTGAGGATATGATCACGCTTATTGAAAAGTTCCTGTCCTCAAAGCTGCTCTATTATAAACCAGATAATCTGGTGATAGAAGCTGTGAACAGAATCCATGCTACCGGTGGGTCTATGCGAATAAACAAACTGACAAATGACCTTTGTATCAGTCAGGATGCCTTCGAGAAGAGGTTCAGGAAAGTGGTGGGAAGCAGTGCCAAGCAGTTTTCAGGCATTGTGCGGATGAATGAGATTATTAGTAAAACCCCTTCTTTAGAGTCTTTGTCAACTATTGCCCTGGATCATGGGTTTTACGATCAGCCTCATTTCAATAAAGAGTTCAAACTTTTTACCGGGCTAACCCCTACAGCGTTCTTCGGGGCAGCTTCTTACTGGTAA